From a single Lewinella sp. LCG006 genomic region:
- a CDS encoding T9SS type A sorting domain-containing protein: MKNVMLLMGLFASAFAYAQTPFTYYFGETGSLNFIRDFTRQDDGHYLFHAYGNYAGQTDFDLANYQLNLVTGELDSTIVVQPANQTLLAAEEVSNGGAAVASRINVADGFFADVMVQYLDANGEETDRIIFGGEFSDSPVRTAIDEQQNFFVTYQQSTSGFPYLSDYRVRMIDAAHETAYDVLLDLPEGAVFDLEALGNGEVIVVADNNTPTHINQVEIIKLGSDGSTLWRTSLNTDDGVVGVFQSFSAGDELYLYDYLFDQIITLNLSDGSVLNNISSSSSVSANSSSLIVKYDDAIWILGRTTIYQMRNLSGSEYEVIASYPKEGSLLQSAKFRQEGVWEYMSVIGELVSMDLNSGEQTVLANLNRPLSLPVREETVNVQMVEGQLYAGIRRGGNGGLFFIVNTLDLNGELLNSITVEENQGGIVYSMLALPNGGVASLSIIEDGFFIFGLRLDIYDESGNLTSQTNVIDFEDQIISSLAMIWLPSGKLGINVNNEPYGGGEVNLTYEVDIETAEVTLRQTLELPEKPDNFSSLATNAVGFVNTRFSNDNNTATVRKLSLDDGLVWETELNLLTGDNVDDYGTSSYPLVANPVTETALLGINLQERGQAPVYFVHVLDGATGTEEGSFTSVNTQISARVNFLNEEQIVLIGCSRNPNIESEEDRFLFNYEVYDLSGNLITQTTSDLPHLLTINGIDVLENGFLLVYGEIIEDADANAMVILVNEEGEIMTTNLSDILQVWGKLTIGPNPSNDLLHIQLENDFLGEVAINVYTIGGRLLGEWTTEKAFQQMTWETSLDELPAGSYWVQVKSPAGQMTAGWVKQ, encoded by the coding sequence ATGAAAAATGTAATGCTCCTTATGGGGCTATTCGCCTCGGCCTTTGCTTATGCCCAGACTCCTTTCACCTACTATTTTGGAGAAACGGGATCCTTGAATTTTATCCGGGATTTTACCCGACAAGACGATGGTCATTATTTGTTTCACGCCTATGGTAATTATGCGGGACAGACAGATTTCGATTTGGCGAACTACCAGTTAAATTTAGTGACGGGTGAGTTAGATAGTACTATCGTCGTACAACCCGCTAATCAAACTTTACTTGCAGCGGAGGAAGTGAGTAATGGCGGTGCAGCTGTTGCCTCCCGGATAAATGTTGCAGATGGTTTTTTTGCTGATGTTATGGTTCAGTATCTGGATGCTAATGGAGAAGAAACAGATCGCATCATTTTTGGTGGGGAGTTCTCAGATAGCCCTGTACGAACAGCCATCGATGAGCAGCAAAACTTCTTTGTCACCTACCAGCAAAGCACTTCGGGTTTTCCCTACCTTTCTGACTACCGAGTACGGATGATCGATGCAGCGCACGAAACAGCCTATGACGTTTTGCTTGATCTACCAGAAGGTGCTGTTTTTGATCTGGAAGCCCTTGGTAATGGAGAAGTGATCGTCGTAGCCGACAACAATACGCCCACCCATATCAATCAGGTGGAAATTATCAAGCTAGGTTCCGATGGTAGTACCCTTTGGCGTACCAGTCTCAATACCGATGATGGTGTTGTGGGGGTGTTTCAAAGTTTCTCTGCAGGAGATGAGCTATACCTGTACGATTATCTTTTTGACCAGATAATTACGCTCAATTTGAGCGATGGAAGTGTTTTAAACAATATTTCGTCTTCTAGTTCAGTAAGCGCTAATTCCTCTTCGCTGATTGTTAAGTACGATGATGCTATCTGGATTCTTGGGAGGACTACGATCTATCAAATGCGTAATCTAAGTGGCTCGGAGTATGAGGTTATAGCTAGTTACCCCAAGGAGGGAAGCCTACTTCAGAGTGCTAAATTTCGGCAAGAGGGTGTGTGGGAATACATGAGTGTTATCGGTGAATTGGTTAGCATGGATCTCAATTCTGGCGAACAGACGGTACTGGCGAATTTGAATCGACCATTAAGCTTACCAGTACGGGAAGAAACGGTCAACGTGCAAATGGTTGAGGGACAGCTCTATGCCGGAATAAGACGAGGTGGAAATGGTGGTTTATTCTTTATTGTCAACACGCTGGACCTCAATGGAGAGCTCCTTAATTCTATCACGGTGGAGGAGAACCAGGGCGGCATTGTTTATTCGATGCTGGCACTACCAAACGGAGGAGTTGCTTCGCTGAGTATTATTGAAGATGGATTTTTCATCTTTGGCTTACGGCTGGATATTTACGACGAGAGTGGTAATCTGACCAGCCAAACCAATGTAATTGACTTCGAAGATCAAATTATCTCTTCTCTAGCCATGATTTGGTTGCCTTCTGGCAAACTGGGAATTAACGTAAACAATGAGCCTTACGGAGGTGGTGAGGTCAATCTGACCTATGAGGTAGACATCGAAACAGCAGAAGTTACCTTGAGGCAAACGCTGGAACTTCCCGAAAAGCCGGATAATTTTTCTAGTCTGGCAACCAACGCGGTTGGATTTGTCAATACCCGTTTTTCTAATGACAATAATACGGCAACCGTCCGTAAGCTGAGCTTAGATGACGGGTTGGTATGGGAAACCGAGCTGAATTTGCTTACAGGAGACAATGTTGACGATTATGGAACCAGCAGCTACCCTTTGGTCGCCAATCCTGTGACCGAAACGGCACTACTGGGTATCAATTTACAGGAGAGAGGTCAAGCACCAGTATATTTTGTTCATGTATTGGATGGTGCGACTGGAACCGAAGAGGGAAGTTTCACCTCTGTCAATACCCAGATTAGTGCGCGAGTAAACTTTTTGAACGAGGAGCAAATTGTTCTGATAGGTTGTAGTCGTAATCCAAACATTGAAAGTGAAGAGGATCGTTTTCTATTCAACTATGAGGTTTATGACCTTTCGGGAAATTTGATTACTCAGACTACCAGCGACCTTCCTCATTTATTAACCATCAATGGAATCGATGTACTGGAGAACGGTTTTCTGCTCGTTTATGGTGAGATTATTGAGGATGCTGATGCCAACGCTATGGTCATTTTGGTAAATGAGGAGGGAGAGATCATGACGACTAACCTGTCCGATATTCTTCAGGTTTGGGGCAAACTTACTATAGGTCCCAACCCTAGCAATGACCTGCTCCACATTCAGTTGGAGAACGACTTCCTAGGCGAAGTAGCCATCAATGTTTATACCATAGGCGGACGTTTGCTGGGGGAGTGGACAACGGAAAAGGCATTCCAACAAATGACTTGGGAAACCTCGCTGGACGAGCTACCGGCTGGCAGTTATTGGGTGCAAGTCAAAAGCCCTGCAGGACAGATGACGGCGGGCTGGGTGAAGCAGTAA
- a CDS encoding FkbM family methyltransferase translates to MQDLDQISVQVVETVCQRFLAYPDESNKEKMSKNRPVVGGLLPVESQATVKAINSKLQEVSKQYDLPKDSIEASVFYFYHGLSLLPPSLIEYVKGEDFVDVGAYVGDSAIALSSYDYRKIYSIEMSQHSINAYHRNMEKAGIPREKYEVINVAISTEDDLPAIELPDTGSAGFSLMRKRGKYDVIEIEQRSFDTLVKEHGIKPRFIKVDIEGYAMHFVQGGIQALKKYRPVLSLAIYHNPTEFFEIKPFLEAELPNYGFMIRKLTPGIQNNLCHSEVILLAYPLEIGNA, encoded by the coding sequence ATGCAAGACCTGGATCAAATCTCCGTCCAGGTAGTAGAGACGGTCTGTCAGCGTTTTCTAGCGTATCCGGATGAAAGTAATAAAGAGAAGATGAGCAAGAACCGCCCCGTTGTCGGAGGTCTTTTGCCCGTAGAATCGCAAGCAACGGTGAAAGCGATCAATTCGAAGTTGCAGGAAGTAAGTAAGCAGTATGATCTTCCCAAGGATAGTATCGAGGCTTCGGTTTTTTATTTTTACCATGGTCTTAGCCTACTACCTCCATCGCTTATCGAATATGTAAAGGGCGAAGATTTTGTGGATGTTGGCGCTTACGTTGGGGACTCTGCTATTGCTTTAAGTAGCTACGATTATCGAAAAATCTATTCCATAGAAATGTCCCAGCATAGTATTAATGCTTACCATCGGAATATGGAAAAAGCGGGCATCCCGCGTGAAAAGTACGAGGTCATCAATGTGGCTATCAGTACCGAAGACGATCTGCCAGCCATTGAGCTTCCCGATACGGGTTCGGCAGGCTTTTCCCTCATGCGAAAACGCGGTAAATACGATGTCATTGAAATTGAGCAACGCTCCTTTGATACTTTAGTGAAAGAGCATGGCATTAAGCCCCGGTTCATTAAGGTCGACATCGAAGGCTACGCAATGCATTTTGTCCAGGGAGGAATACAGGCACTCAAGAAATATCGACCGGTACTTTCCCTTGCTATCTACCACAATCCAACAGAGTTTTTTGAAATCAAACCCTTCCTGGAAGCGGAGTTGCCTAATTACGGGTTCATGATCAGGAAGCTCACTCCTGGTATCCAGAATAACCTTTGTCATTCGGAGGTGATCCTGCTGGCTTATCCATTGGAAATAGGGAATGCTTGA
- a CDS encoding DEAD/DEAH box helicase translates to MRLNSETPAFHSRRFFIRSPILMSDFSSLGLSQPLLDAIAELGFVEPTPIQQEAIPFLLAGNRDLVGLAQTGTGKTAAFGLPLIDRMDLSMGKPLGLVLAPTRELCLQITKELQQFALFRPMLNITAVYGGADIWVQMKQIKAGSQLVVATPGRLRDLIKRKAIQLDSITTVVLDEADEMLNMGFKEEIDEILESVPTERRTWLFSATMPKEVQRLTKHYMHDPHEIKVGDTSQTNEDIDHQFIIARPRERLEVLRRYLDSDPELYALVFCRTRAETLSLSDDLQRDGYAVDVLNGDLSQAQRDRAMERFRSKRVRILIATDVAARGLDVQGITHVFHLNIPDDWAFYTHRSGRTGRAGDKGKSIMLIHPNDRHKLRGLDRQLNLQFNETEPPSVLGLVERRLQRTFQSLLETKTIPSLAPITSELEVTLFDLSKEELIQRVAALTFGELPVHYQREALHLLDPRTSSKDHRKEKEPRKPSGKYQRMFINIGKKEVAGIPEFVEFVCFFGEIDAKAIGDVELRDKHTFFDVDHAIAGALVKKFKGAEWEGRAMRVNFDDGPNGGGAAGGRREHGPKKDRSFSKKGSFKKRKEKKFGFPKQKKGKRK, encoded by the coding sequence TTGCGGCTTAATTCGGAAACGCCTGCTTTTCATTCCCGTCGTTTCTTCATTCGTAGTCCTATTTTAATGTCAGATTTTTCTTCTCTGGGCTTGTCCCAACCGCTTTTAGATGCTATTGCTGAATTGGGTTTTGTAGAACCTACCCCCATCCAACAAGAGGCTATTCCTTTTCTGCTTGCCGGTAACCGTGATTTGGTCGGATTGGCACAAACAGGTACGGGTAAAACCGCTGCTTTTGGCCTCCCACTCATCGACCGTATGGACCTCAGCATGGGTAAGCCGCTGGGCTTGGTACTGGCACCCACCCGTGAATTGTGCCTGCAGATCACTAAAGAATTGCAACAATTCGCCCTTTTCCGCCCCATGCTCAACATCACCGCCGTATATGGTGGTGCCGATATATGGGTGCAGATGAAACAAATTAAAGCCGGCTCTCAGTTAGTAGTCGCTACTCCTGGTCGTTTGCGTGACCTCATCAAGCGTAAGGCCATTCAGCTCGATTCCATCACCACCGTGGTACTGGATGAAGCGGACGAGATGCTCAATATGGGTTTCAAGGAAGAGATCGACGAAATTCTGGAAAGTGTTCCTACGGAAAGACGTACCTGGCTGTTTTCGGCCACCATGCCCAAGGAAGTACAACGCCTGACCAAGCACTACATGCACGATCCCCACGAAATCAAAGTGGGCGATACCAGTCAGACCAACGAAGATATTGACCATCAATTCATTATTGCTCGACCACGCGAACGCTTGGAAGTGTTGCGCCGTTACCTCGATTCCGACCCAGAGCTTTACGCACTGGTTTTCTGTCGTACCCGGGCCGAGACGCTAAGCTTGTCCGACGATTTGCAGCGGGATGGTTACGCGGTAGATGTCCTCAACGGCGACCTTTCCCAAGCTCAACGCGATCGCGCGATGGAGCGTTTTCGCAGCAAGCGTGTACGTATTTTGATTGCTACCGATGTGGCTGCTCGCGGACTTGATGTGCAAGGCATCACCCACGTTTTTCACCTCAACATCCCCGATGATTGGGCCTTCTACACCCACCGTTCCGGTCGAACCGGGCGCGCTGGCGACAAAGGCAAATCCATCATGCTCATTCACCCCAATGATCGGCACAAGCTACGGGGCCTCGACCGCCAGTTGAACCTCCAATTTAATGAAACCGAGCCACCTAGCGTCCTCGGCCTGGTAGAGCGCCGCCTTCAACGTACCTTCCAAAGCTTGCTCGAAACCAAGACCATTCCTTCCCTTGCTCCTATTACTTCGGAGTTGGAAGTGACCCTTTTCGACCTGAGCAAAGAAGAACTGATCCAACGGGTCGCTGCGCTTACCTTCGGTGAACTACCGGTTCATTATCAGCGCGAGGCCTTGCATTTACTTGATCCTCGCACCTCCAGCAAAGATCACCGCAAGGAAAAAGAACCCCGCAAACCTTCTGGTAAATACCAGCGGATGTTTATCAACATTGGCAAAAAAGAAGTCGCTGGTATTCCTGAGTTCGTTGAATTCGTCTGCTTCTTTGGTGAAATCGATGCTAAAGCTATCGGCGATGTTGAACTACGCGACAAGCACACCTTCTTTGACGTTGACCACGCGATAGCTGGAGCCCTCGTCAAAAAATTCAAAGGCGCCGAATGGGAAGGCCGCGCCATGAGGGTCAACTTCGATGACGGCCCCAATGGTGGTGGTGCTGCAGGTGGCCGCCGCGAACACGGCCCCAAGAAAGACCGCAGCTTCTCCAAGAAGGGTTCTTTCAAAAAGAGAAAAGAGAAGAAATTTGGTTTCCCAAAACAGAAGAAGGGGAAGCGGAAGTAG
- the metG gene encoding methionine--tRNA ligase has translation MTDLNLHSDFNSNYEMNRYLITSALPYANGPLHLGHLAGAYLPADIYVRYLRAMGKDVVWVCGSDEHGAAITIRAKKEGITPQAIIDKYHTLNKGTFQDLGISFDYYHRTSAPLHHETAQEFFLKLNELGDQFEIREQEQYYDEDFDQFLADRYIKGTCPKCGHAEAYGDQCENCGSDLSPLELINPVSTLSGKQPILRKTKHWYFKLDKHAEWLTEWIENGTLDGKQHHDPKLWKKHVLGQCLSWLKEGLQPRAITRDLDWGIKLPIEGAEGKVLYVWFDAPIGYISSTRQWAEENGKDWEAYWKGEDTQLIHFIGKDNIVFHCIIFPAMLKAHGDYNLPINVPANSFLNFEGQKFSKSRGWGIEQHEYLEEFKDFPNAVDALRWALVRNMPETRDADFKWDEFVDFHDKELADKLGNFINRVVVLTHKYFDGKVPATDADVNGILAPVKAFTDQLVADIEGFNFKQAAFYVVEIASWGNTYLQDAAPWTLAKENPDDPRIATSLNVSLQVTALIAQLIEPFLPFIAPKLRALVGQEPAQQGELQETLNKLAKGEWLLAPGQAIGQSDVLFPKIIDRKDDSRKQIIDRQKAKLEAILAEEKGPERPAVKAEATFDDFTKLDLRTATIKAASAVPKADKLLQLTLDLGFEERTVLSGIAEHYQPKDIIGKQVVMVANLAPRKMRGILSQGMVLMAENEDGKLVFVSPPAGFGDGWLVR, from the coding sequence TTGACTGATCTTAATTTACATTCAGATTTTAATTCAAATTACGAAATGAACCGTTATCTCATTACCTCAGCTTTACCTTACGCCAATGGTCCTTTGCACCTTGGGCACCTGGCCGGAGCTTACTTGCCTGCCGATATCTACGTCCGCTATTTACGGGCGATGGGTAAGGATGTGGTCTGGGTTTGTGGTAGTGACGAACACGGTGCAGCCATTACCATCAGAGCAAAGAAAGAAGGGATCACCCCTCAGGCAATTATTGATAAGTACCACACCCTGAACAAAGGAACGTTTCAGGATTTAGGCATATCTTTTGATTATTACCACCGGACGAGTGCTCCTTTGCACCATGAGACGGCGCAGGAGTTTTTTCTCAAGCTCAACGAGCTGGGTGACCAATTTGAAATTCGGGAGCAGGAGCAGTACTACGATGAGGATTTCGATCAGTTTTTAGCAGATCGTTATATCAAGGGCACCTGTCCGAAATGTGGTCACGCCGAAGCTTATGGCGACCAGTGTGAGAATTGTGGTTCGGATTTGTCTCCGCTGGAGTTGATCAATCCGGTTTCTACCCTTAGTGGTAAGCAGCCCATTTTACGTAAAACCAAACACTGGTATTTCAAACTGGACAAACACGCCGAGTGGCTGACCGAATGGATCGAGAACGGAACCCTGGATGGGAAGCAACACCATGATCCAAAGCTTTGGAAAAAGCACGTTCTGGGGCAGTGCCTGAGTTGGCTCAAGGAAGGCTTGCAGCCACGAGCTATTACGCGTGATCTGGATTGGGGTATTAAGTTACCCATCGAAGGAGCAGAAGGCAAGGTCCTCTACGTATGGTTCGATGCTCCGATTGGCTACATTTCCAGCACCCGCCAGTGGGCGGAAGAAAACGGTAAAGACTGGGAAGCTTATTGGAAGGGAGAAGATACCCAGTTGATCCATTTTATTGGGAAGGACAACATTGTCTTCCACTGTATTATTTTCCCTGCGATGCTCAAAGCACACGGCGACTATAATCTGCCCATCAATGTACCTGCGAATTCCTTCCTCAATTTTGAAGGACAGAAATTTAGCAAAAGCCGGGGTTGGGGAATCGAACAGCACGAATACCTCGAAGAATTCAAGGATTTTCCCAATGCCGTAGATGCGCTGCGCTGGGCACTGGTGCGCAATATGCCCGAAACCAGAGATGCTGATTTCAAGTGGGACGAGTTTGTGGATTTTCACGACAAGGAACTAGCGGATAAGTTGGGTAACTTCATCAACCGCGTAGTGGTGCTTACGCACAAATATTTTGATGGTAAGGTACCCGCCACGGATGCAGATGTCAATGGCATTTTGGCACCAGTGAAAGCTTTTACAGATCAGTTGGTAGCCGATATTGAAGGCTTCAATTTTAAGCAAGCAGCTTTTTATGTGGTAGAAATTGCGAGTTGGGGCAACACCTATCTACAAGATGCTGCACCCTGGACATTGGCCAAGGAAAATCCTGATGATCCAAGGATAGCCACGTCGCTCAATGTGAGTCTTCAAGTGACTGCATTGATCGCTCAGTTGATTGAACCTTTTCTACCTTTTATTGCGCCTAAATTGCGGGCATTGGTAGGGCAGGAGCCCGCTCAGCAGGGTGAACTCCAGGAAACGCTCAATAAACTTGCCAAAGGCGAGTGGTTGTTGGCACCAGGGCAAGCTATCGGTCAATCAGATGTATTATTCCCAAAAATCATCGACCGCAAAGACGACAGCCGTAAGCAAATCATTGACCGTCAAAAAGCCAAATTGGAAGCCATCCTCGCGGAAGAAAAAGGCCCCGAACGCCCAGCCGTGAAAGCTGAAGCTACCTTCGATGATTTTACCAAGCTGGACTTAAGGACAGCTACCATCAAAGCTGCCAGTGCAGTACCCAAAGCAGATAAATTACTGCAATTGACCCTCGACCTGGGTTTTGAAGAGCGGACCGTATTGTCAGGTATTGCCGAGCATTACCAACCCAAAGATATTATCGGTAAGCAAGTGGTGATGGTCGCCAACCTGGCTCCCCGCAAAATGAGAGGCATCCTTAGCCAAGGCATGGTCTTGATGGCCGAAAATGAAGACGGCAAGCTGGTTTTTGTTAGCCCTCCCGCCGGATTTGGTGATGGCTGGCTGGTGCGGTAG
- a CDS encoding DUF1572 domain-containing protein translates to MTTNYLDSARQQFQYYKTLGDRTLAQLADDQLFWQYNPESNSIAIIVKHLWGNMLSRWTDFLTADGEKEWRQREAEFDADIKDRQELEEKWEAGWQCLFSALDSITEEHFDTIIYIRNMGHTVVEAINRQLAHYAYHVGQMVYLGRMLKGSEWLSLSIPRGESAAYNAEKFSQPKHREHFTQEWLDDKTTEPV, encoded by the coding sequence ATGACCACCAACTACCTCGATAGTGCCCGCCAACAATTCCAATATTACAAAACGCTGGGAGATCGTACGCTGGCGCAATTAGCGGATGATCAGCTCTTCTGGCAATACAATCCGGAGAGCAACTCTATCGCCATTATCGTCAAACATCTATGGGGGAATATGTTGTCGCGTTGGACGGATTTCCTGACCGCTGATGGCGAAAAGGAATGGCGCCAACGCGAAGCAGAATTTGATGCCGATATTAAAGACCGCCAAGAACTGGAAGAAAAGTGGGAAGCTGGCTGGCAGTGTTTGTTTAGTGCCTTGGACAGTATCACTGAGGAACATTTTGATACCATCATTTACATCCGCAATATGGGTCACACCGTGGTAGAGGCTATCAACCGTCAGTTGGCGCATTATGCTTACCACGTTGGACAAATGGTGTACCTTGGCCGGATGCTCAAGGGTAGCGAATGGCTGAGCCTATCTATCCCCCGAGGTGAATCTGCTGCTTACAATGCCGAAAAATTTAGTCAACCCAAACACCGTGAGCACTTCACCCAAGAATGGCTAGATGACAAAACAACAGAACCAGTCTAA
- a CDS encoding response regulator, with product MKRILIIEDNAEVRENLSEILSLYGYSVEEAVNGKEGVEKALAAPPDLILCDVMMPELDGYGVLKILSQKESTLGVPFIFLTAKTEKEDLRRGMNLGADDYLMKPIYKDELLEVVQQRLAKHERLQRQFSQTSSNFTAFIDEARGHAELKKLSTDHRLRSYSRKEKVFTEGDYPRYLYLVEQGKIKLYKTNDFGKEYIINYCQEGDFLGYTPLISGQDAYTFTAAAMEDSELRLVPREDFEKLLSANPNVTSRMIKMLANNVADKEEQLMQLAYDSIRKRVADTLVAIAEKEDTLEFDILREDLAKMIGTAKESVIRTLTDFRESGYIQIVDGRIHILDINKLGGILG from the coding sequence ATGAAGCGAATTCTCATTATTGAAGATAATGCCGAGGTTAGAGAAAATCTATCTGAAATACTTAGTCTTTACGGCTATAGTGTGGAGGAAGCGGTCAATGGCAAAGAGGGCGTAGAAAAAGCACTGGCAGCACCACCAGACCTCATCTTATGTGATGTGATGATGCCAGAGCTTGATGGCTATGGCGTATTAAAAATCCTGAGTCAAAAAGAGAGTACCCTTGGTGTTCCTTTCATTTTCTTAACCGCAAAGACGGAAAAAGAAGACTTACGCAGAGGGATGAACCTGGGTGCCGATGATTACCTGATGAAGCCCATTTACAAAGATGAGCTCCTCGAAGTTGTTCAACAACGCTTGGCTAAGCACGAACGTTTGCAACGCCAGTTTAGCCAAACCTCCAGTAATTTTACCGCCTTCATTGATGAAGCGCGTGGCCACGCTGAACTAAAGAAACTATCTACTGACCACCGCCTACGCAGCTACAGCCGCAAGGAAAAAGTATTTACAGAAGGCGATTACCCCCGCTATTTGTATTTGGTTGAGCAGGGAAAAATCAAACTGTACAAAACCAATGATTTTGGCAAAGAGTACATCATCAACTACTGCCAGGAGGGCGATTTTCTGGGGTACACTCCACTGATTAGCGGCCAGGATGCTTATACTTTTACGGCTGCCGCTATGGAAGACAGTGAACTCAGGCTCGTACCGAGAGAGGATTTTGAAAAGCTACTCTCCGCCAACCCCAACGTCACCTCCCGCATGATAAAAATGCTGGCCAACAATGTGGCTGACAAGGAAGAACAACTCATGCAGCTGGCCTACGACTCCATCCGTAAACGGGTTGCCGACACCCTCGTTGCCATCGCAGAGAAAGAAGATACCCTAGAATTTGACATTCTCCGTGAAGACCTCGCCAAAATGATAGGCACCGCCAAAGAAAGTGTTATTCGTACCCTGACGGATTTCCGCGAAAGCGGCTACATACAAATCGTTGACGGCCGAATTCATATTCTGGACATCAATAAACTGGGCGGAATTTTGGGTTAG
- a CDS encoding DUF3298 and DUF4163 domain-containing protein — translation MIRYWNWTLLGSLLVLLMGSACQSDTAVGTEHLRAEERALVPQETNRYYHLQGSLGDLAISMELQEESNSQGREGRYFRGFYRYDDYGGPIGIYGNLENGNRLILTEQGAWDAEPHLFQGRWEENGEFSGLWQHSNGKDVYDFRVQKSENAVPLKGYWIQDSLVVYPEWAASPVLSYSLEWLDVAEDKLSKDQRNFLREQIARGLLEGSAPGNPDDLLAKLTEERNSLYHDFREEMASMKEAGIIDSLAEPDAFLSFNYSYNTSVQVYYNAPNLLTLGFTDYSYTGGAHGMYATIVGSYDLEQRKVLKLSDVLLPGYVEAVSRALANAVRRKYNLGETAPLNTFLFDEEIAPNENYGFTDKGVFFVYAPYEIAPYAAGEIELFVSFEKIREFVHPAWLTDEEDEKEE, via the coding sequence ATGATTCGTTACTGGAATTGGACTTTGCTGGGGAGTTTATTAGTACTGCTTATGGGGAGTGCCTGCCAGTCTGATACCGCTGTCGGGACGGAGCACCTGCGGGCAGAGGAGCGTGCTTTAGTGCCACAGGAAACGAATCGATATTACCACCTCCAAGGGTCCTTAGGCGATTTAGCGATCAGCATGGAACTCCAGGAAGAATCCAACTCGCAAGGACGCGAAGGGAGATATTTCCGCGGCTTTTACCGCTACGACGATTATGGTGGTCCGATTGGAATCTACGGTAACCTGGAAAATGGCAACCGTCTTATTCTTACCGAACAAGGTGCCTGGGATGCTGAACCTCATTTGTTTCAAGGGCGTTGGGAAGAGAATGGAGAATTTTCAGGGCTTTGGCAGCATAGCAATGGCAAAGACGTCTATGATTTTCGGGTGCAAAAAAGCGAGAATGCCGTACCGCTAAAAGGTTATTGGATACAGGACTCCCTGGTTGTTTATCCCGAGTGGGCTGCATCGCCAGTACTTTCCTATTCGTTAGAGTGGTTGGATGTTGCAGAAGACAAATTGTCAAAAGACCAGCGCAATTTTCTGAGAGAGCAAATCGCCAGAGGATTGCTGGAAGGAAGTGCGCCCGGTAATCCTGATGATTTGCTAGCAAAGTTAACGGAAGAACGCAACAGCTTGTACCATGATTTTAGGGAGGAAATGGCCTCTATGAAAGAAGCTGGAATCATTGACTCGCTCGCTGAACCCGATGCTTTTTTGAGTTTCAATTACTCCTACAACACTTCCGTGCAGGTTTATTATAATGCCCCCAATTTATTGACCCTCGGGTTTACAGATTATTCTTACACAGGAGGGGCGCACGGTATGTATGCTACCATAGTTGGGAGCTATGATCTGGAGCAGCGGAAAGTGCTGAAGTTAAGTGATGTGCTCTTGCCAGGCTATGTAGAAGCAGTCAGCAGGGCATTAGCAAATGCTGTGCGTAGGAAGTATAACCTCGGAGAAACTGCACCACTAAATACCTTTCTTTTTGATGAAGAAATTGCGCCCAACGAAAATTATGGTTTTACCGATAAAGGGGTGTTTTTCGTTTATGCGCCTTACGAAATAGCACCCTACGCAGCTGGGGAAATTGAGCTTTTTGTTTCTTTTGAAAAAATCAGGGAGTTCGTTCATCCTGCATGGCTCACAGATGAAGAAGACGAGAAAGAGGAATGA
- a CDS encoding transferase hexapeptide repeat family protein, producing MFYAFKGFQPVVHPSAFVHPQATVTGNVIIGADVYIGPGAALRGDWGGIVIEDGCNVQENCTIHMFPGVTVLLERGAHVGHGAIIHGAHLGRNVMIGMNSVIMDEVVVGEGSIIGALSFVKAKTIIPERSLVVGNPAKIIKEVSDEMLAWKTKGTRLYQQLPSELHAQLEVCEPLREVPADRPAQESLYATWEAIKSEG from the coding sequence ATGTTTTACGCTTTTAAAGGGTTTCAACCCGTTGTTCATCCTTCTGCTTTTGTTCATCCACAAGCCACCGTGACGGGCAATGTTATCATCGGTGCCGACGTATATATTGGCCCTGGTGCCGCGCTACGGGGTGATTGGGGTGGAATTGTGATCGAAGACGGTTGTAATGTGCAGGAAAATTGTACCATCCACATGTTTCCCGGTGTGACGGTCCTATTGGAGCGAGGTGCTCACGTAGGGCACGGTGCCATCATCCACGGTGCTCACCTGGGGCGAAATGTCATGATCGGCATGAACAGTGTCATCATGGACGAAGTAGTCGTAGGGGAGGGGAGCATCATCGGTGCACTCTCCTTCGTAAAAGCCAAAACTATCATTCCCGAACGCAGTCTGGTGGTAGGTAATCCCGCCAAGATCATCAAGGAGGTGAGCGACGAAATGCTGGCCTGGAAAACCAAAGGAACTCGCCTCTACCAGCAACTCCCCTCAGAATTACACGCCCAACTGGAAGTTTGCGAACCCTTAAGAGAAGTGCCCGCTGACCGCCCTGCACAGGAGAGTTTGTATGCGACCTGGGAGGCGATAAAGAGCGAGGGATAG